One Tepidanaerobacter syntrophicus DNA segment encodes these proteins:
- a CDS encoding glycosyltransferase family 2 protein: protein MKVSILIPAFNEEKNIAKTLDGLAEFKDKFCKERQIELQVLVIDDGSSDRTAAIAAEKGAKVIKLVSNTGKGGALREGLKYAEGDIIVFLDADLQETSQEVSKLLLPILEDSADVTIAKFKPVAGKKGFGLVKALAFYGVKSLTGREITTALSGQRAFKRQVLNDIQGIPEGFGIEVGMLVDILRKGYRVQEVDVDMSHDVTGRDFSGFVHRGKQFLDILKVLVRKKGGR, encoded by the coding sequence GTGAAAGTAAGCATACTAATCCCAGCTTTTAATGAAGAAAAAAACATTGCAAAAACTCTTGATGGTTTAGCGGAATTTAAAGATAAATTTTGCAAGGAACGCCAAATAGAATTGCAGGTATTGGTAATTGATGACGGATCCTCTGACCGAACCGCAGCGATTGCGGCAGAGAAGGGGGCAAAAGTTATAAAGCTTGTCTCAAACACCGGAAAAGGCGGGGCCCTTCGGGAGGGACTCAAGTATGCAGAGGGTGATATCATAGTCTTTTTAGACGCAGATTTACAGGAAACTTCGCAAGAGGTATCCAAATTGCTGCTTCCTATTCTAGAGGATAGTGCCGATGTAACCATTGCCAAATTTAAGCCGGTGGCCGGTAAAAAAGGGTTTGGCCTTGTAAAAGCATTGGCTTTTTACGGGGTTAAATCCCTTACAGGTAGAGAAATTACAACAGCACTTTCAGGTCAGCGAGCCTTCAAGAGGCAAGTCTTAAATGATATCCAGGGGATACCTGAAGGCTTTGGCATAGAAGTCGGCATGTTGGTAGATATACTCAGGAAAGGCTATAGAGTGCAGGAAGTAGACGTGGATATGAGTCATGATGTAACAGGTAGAGATTTTAGTGGTTTTGTTCATAGAGGCAAGCAGTTTTTAGATATTTTAAAAGTTCTTGTTCGAAAAAAGGGGGGTCGATAA
- a CDS encoding glycosyltransferase, which produces MSTFYVITFLLFLAATYLATPQFISIFEEGKALVKNYKGVLIPQGIGIIFPIFYLAWSALFGLIFGKFPMDIFLILLAVFSASFIGFIDDMLGARNVLGFKGHFGKLLQGKLTTGGLKAISGLLAAFVISAVIAPDAIFEVILNTLVIALFTNLFNLLDLRPGRSIKFFLILFIVFLLGLAFGQKLSYALPYLPLVGIILGYFPYDLSAKCMMGDAGSNVIGMSMGILAASAFEVYTKILILILLIAVHIYTEKYSLTDLINKNRFLSFLDELGR; this is translated from the coding sequence ATGTCTACATTTTATGTTATTACTTTTTTGCTTTTTTTAGCGGCAACTTATCTTGCGACTCCACAGTTTATTAGTATTTTTGAAGAAGGGAAAGCACTTGTAAAAAACTATAAAGGGGTTTTAATACCTCAGGGAATCGGCATTATTTTCCCTATTTTTTATCTTGCTTGGTCTGCTCTATTTGGATTAATTTTCGGCAAATTTCCGATGGATATATTTTTGATTTTACTTGCTGTTTTTTCAGCAAGTTTTATTGGCTTTATAGATGATATGCTGGGCGCAAGAAATGTTTTAGGTTTTAAGGGGCACTTTGGCAAGCTGCTGCAGGGTAAACTTACAACCGGAGGATTAAAGGCTATTTCGGGTTTGCTTGCTGCCTTCGTTATAAGTGCGGTTATTGCACCGGATGCTATTTTTGAAGTTATTTTAAACACTCTTGTCATAGCACTTTTTACAAATCTATTTAACTTACTGGATTTAAGGCCGGGCCGTTCTATAAAATTTTTCCTTATTTTATTTATAGTTTTTCTTCTAGGGCTTGCATTTGGGCAAAAATTATCTTATGCTCTGCCATATCTTCCTTTGGTGGGAATTATTTTAGGTTATTTCCCTTATGATTTAAGTGCCAAGTGCATGATGGGCGATGCAGGTTCAAATGTTATCGGAATGTCAATGGGGATTCTTGCTGCCTCTGCTTTTGAAGTTTATACGAAGATTTTGATTCTGATACTTCTTATAGCAGTGCATATCTATACAGAAAAATATTCGCTGACAGACTTGATTAATAAAAACCGTTTTTTAAGTTTTTTAGACGAACTTGGCAGATAA
- a CDS encoding DUF3866 family protein, whose protein sequence is MISYAKGIVKSILSARKGVTEIEVEIGRENFKAINYDFLTGQVAVGDSVLLNTTAQDLKLGSGGYHFVVSVNCGEGFVAKNAPGHIMKLRYTPLQFAVLSAEEEDSPYHSIFNNFSGLGRKPVIIGELHSMVAPAVFGVKRNRPKLKVSYIMTDGGALPLSFSKTVKYLKENNLIDGTVTYGQAFGGDIESVNIYTALISAFEILHSDVAVVAMGPGITGTGTEYGFSGIEQGPIIDAVNNLGGLPIFIPRISFADKRKRHCGISHHSITVLNKVAMSSANIVVPKFSGNKFDCIQKQIDENTLNQKHKIIYVDELEKLTQDLLSFDFKLSTMGRGIDKDAEFFITAAAAGYYASSI, encoded by the coding sequence ATGATTTCTTATGCAAAGGGAATAGTGAAAAGCATTTTATCGGCAAGAAAAGGCGTAACTGAGATAGAAGTTGAAATTGGCAGAGAAAACTTTAAAGCAATAAACTATGATTTCTTGACAGGTCAGGTAGCCGTTGGAGATAGTGTGCTTTTAAATACAACAGCACAGGATTTAAAATTAGGCAGTGGCGGGTATCATTTTGTAGTATCTGTAAATTGTGGGGAAGGTTTTGTAGCTAAAAATGCCCCGGGCCATATAATGAAGCTTAGGTATACCCCGCTTCAATTTGCAGTTTTAAGTGCCGAGGAAGAAGATAGCCCTTATCATAGCATTTTTAATAATTTCTCCGGCCTTGGCAGAAAACCCGTAATTATCGGTGAGCTGCACAGTATGGTTGCACCGGCGGTTTTCGGTGTAAAGCGAAATAGACCGAAGTTAAAGGTCTCATATATTATGACAGACGGCGGAGCATTGCCCTTAAGCTTTAGTAAAACCGTCAAATATTTAAAAGAGAATAATCTAATTGATGGAACTGTTACATACGGTCAGGCTTTTGGGGGAGATATTGAGTCTGTAAATATTTATACTGCTTTAATATCGGCTTTTGAAATCTTGCATTCTGATGTAGCTGTTGTCGCAATGGGCCCCGGTATAACCGGCACAGGAACCGAATATGGTTTTTCGGGTATTGAGCAAGGACCTATCATAGATGCGGTAAATAATCTGGGAGGTCTGCCAATTTTTATTCCAAGAATAAGTTTTGCCGACAAAAGAAAGCGGCATTGTGGGATAAGCCATCACAGTATTACGGTGCTTAATAAAGTCGCAATGAGCAGCGCAAATATTGTTGTTCCTAAGTTTTCAGGAAATAAGTTCGATTGCATACAAAAACAAATAGATGAAAATACCTTAAATCAAAAACATAAAATTATCTATGTTGATGAATTAGAAAAGCTCACACAAGACCTTTTATCTTTTGATTTTAAACTGTCTACCATGGGAAGAGGAATTGATAAGGATGCGGAATTTTTTATAACAGCTGCCGCGGCGGGATATTATGCATCAAGTATTTGA
- the ilvE gene encoding branched-chain-amino-acid transaminase produces MSIQIYVDGKYYPKEEAKISVFDHGFLYGDGVFEGIRAYNGRVFKLKEHIDRLYNGARGIMINVPLTKEEMTEVVLETLRRNQLQDAYIRLVISRGAGDLGLDPKKCSKPTVVCIADKIVLYPEELYEKGMEIITAATRRNRPEGVNPQMKSLNYLNNIMAKLEANLAGAPEALLLNNEDYVAECTGDNIFIVKNGVLITPPPYVGILVGITRNAIIEAAERLGIKVEEKVFTRYEVFTADECFLSGTAAEAVPVVKVDGRPIADGKPGPITKQIIKEFKELIKTEGTEIYK; encoded by the coding sequence ATGAGTATTCAAATTTACGTAGATGGCAAGTACTATCCAAAGGAAGAAGCCAAAATTTCCGTTTTTGACCACGGTTTTTTATATGGCGATGGCGTTTTTGAAGGTATTAGAGCCTATAACGGCAGAGTGTTCAAATTAAAAGAGCATATTGACAGGTTATACAACGGCGCTCGCGGCATAATGATTAACGTTCCCCTTACCAAAGAAGAAATGACTGAAGTTGTTCTGGAAACATTGAGAAGAAACCAGCTGCAGGATGCATATATAAGACTGGTAATATCTAGAGGAGCAGGAGACCTGGGTCTTGACCCGAAAAAGTGCAGCAAGCCTACCGTTGTATGTATTGCCGATAAAATAGTGCTATATCCTGAAGAACTTTACGAAAAGGGTATGGAAATTATTACAGCGGCAACTAGGAGAAACAGGCCGGAAGGTGTAAATCCTCAAATGAAGTCGCTAAACTACTTAAATAACATAATGGCAAAGCTAGAGGCAAACTTAGCAGGGGCACCTGAAGCTTTATTATTAAACAACGAAGATTATGTGGCAGAATGTACCGGCGATAATATCTTTATTGTGAAAAACGGTGTTCTCATAACTCCGCCGCCCTATGTAGGCATTTTAGTCGGAATAACCAGAAATGCAATAATAGAAGCCGCAGAAAGACTTGGAATAAAAGTAGAAGAAAAGGTATTTACCAGATACGAGGTCTTTACAGCAGATGAATGTTTCCTTTCCGGAACAGCAGCTGAAGCAGTTCCTGTAGTTAAAGTTGACGGACGTCCTATTGCAGACGGCAAACCCGGTCCGATAACAAAGCAAATAATAAAAGAGTTTAAGGAATTAATTAAAACAGAAGGAACGGAAATCTACAAATAA
- the ilvB gene encoding biosynthetic-type acetolactate synthase large subunit has protein sequence MTGAELLLKTLSELGVNTIFGFPGGSALPIYDALYSCKEIRHIRTVHEQGAAHAADGYARATGKVGVVLSTSGPGATNLVTGIANAYMDSVPLLAFTGQVALDLLGRDSFQEVDITGITLPITKHSFLIRNKNEIVKKVKEAYTIATSGRPGPVLIDLPKDVMAGEVNYNEVEKEVNGFVRTYLTKLEPSSGFNKLVEKAAEMIERAKKPVIYAGGGIVTSDAAEELLKLAEKINAPVTTTLMGLSSFPADHPLALGMLGMHGTAYANMAVTECDLLIALGARFDDRVTGDVKKFAPNAKIIHVDIDRAEIGKNVDVDLGIKADVKQFLINLLDILPSVKNEDWVNEVARMKNLYPLKYSEEGLKPQYVIEEIYRQSKGEAIIVTEVGQHQMWAAQYYKFKEPRTFISSGGLGTMGFGLPAALGAKVGRKDKIVFNIAGDGSFEMNCHELITASRHKIPVITVIFNNRTLGMVRQWQELFFDKRYSQVSLEGADVNYAKLAEACGVQGFEVDDKNELPKIIHNAIQLNAPVVIDVKIDAEENVMPMVPAGKPISEMLGID, from the coding sequence ATGACTGGTGCTGAACTCTTACTAAAAACATTAAGCGAATTAGGTGTTAATACTATCTTTGGTTTCCCAGGCGGTTCAGCGCTGCCGATTTACGATGCTCTGTACAGCTGCAAGGAAATCAGACACATAAGGACTGTGCATGAACAAGGAGCAGCCCATGCAGCAGACGGCTACGCCAGAGCAACTGGTAAGGTAGGGGTAGTCTTGAGCACTTCCGGCCCCGGAGCTACGAATTTAGTGACAGGAATTGCAAACGCATATATGGATTCAGTGCCCCTTCTTGCCTTTACCGGTCAGGTCGCACTGGATCTTTTGGGCAGAGATTCCTTTCAAGAAGTTGATATTACAGGGATCACTTTGCCTATTACGAAACACAGTTTTTTAATAAGAAACAAAAATGAAATCGTAAAAAAGGTCAAAGAAGCGTATACGATTGCAACTAGCGGCAGACCCGGTCCAGTGCTCATAGATTTGCCAAAAGATGTGATGGCAGGCGAAGTAAACTACAACGAGGTAGAAAAGGAAGTAAACGGTTTTGTAAGGACATACCTTACCAAACTTGAACCTTCCAGCGGTTTTAATAAATTAGTAGAAAAAGCAGCTGAAATGATTGAAAGAGCAAAAAAACCGGTTATTTATGCAGGCGGTGGAATTGTGACATCTGACGCCGCCGAGGAGCTTCTAAAGCTTGCCGAAAAAATCAATGCACCGGTTACAACAACCTTAATGGGTCTTTCGTCCTTTCCAGCTGACCATCCCCTTGCCCTTGGCATGCTTGGCATGCATGGCACGGCCTATGCAAACATGGCTGTAACTGAATGCGATCTTTTGATAGCTTTAGGTGCCAGGTTTGACGACAGGGTTACGGGAGATGTTAAAAAATTTGCTCCTAATGCAAAAATTATACATGTTGATATTGATAGAGCAGAAATAGGCAAAAATGTTGACGTGGATTTAGGAATAAAAGCAGATGTGAAACAATTTTTAATTAATTTGCTTGATATCTTGCCGTCTGTAAAAAACGAGGATTGGGTAAACGAAGTAGCCCGCATGAAAAATCTCTATCCTCTCAAATATTCCGAAGAGGGACTTAAGCCTCAGTATGTAATAGAAGAAATTTACAGACAGAGTAAAGGTGAAGCAATTATTGTGACAGAAGTAGGCCAGCATCAAATGTGGGCTGCCCAGTATTACAAATTTAAAGAGCCGAGAACCTTCATATCTTCCGGCGGATTAGGGACCATGGGCTTCGGCCTTCCGGCAGCTCTTGGAGCAAAAGTTGGAAGGAAAGATAAAATAGTTTTCAATATCGCAGGGGATGGCAGTTTTGAAATGAATTGCCATGAACTTATAACCGCGTCCAGGCACAAAATCCCGGTTATTACGGTGATATTTAACAACCGGACCTTAGGTATGGTAAGACAATGGCAGGAACTGTTTTTTGACAAAAGATATTCCCAGGTATCTCTTGAAGGCGCAGACGTAAATTACGCAAAACTTGCAGAAGCATGTGGAGTGCAGGGATTTGAAGTCGATGATAAGAATGAGCTTCCAAAAATTATCCACAACGCAATCCAGCTTAATGCACCTGTGGTTATAGATGTTAAAATAGACGCAGAAGAAAATGTTATGCCGATGGTACCTGCAGGAAAACCTATCAGTGAAATGTTAGGGATTGATTAA
- a CDS encoding FAD-dependent oxidoreductase: MKFPVLMSPIKIGSMELKNRFVIPPMGTKFGNLDSTVSQQLIDYWKLRAQGGYGLLILEVAAIDPLGKAIPGQLGLWDDKFIPGLKQLVDEVHKHGDVKMAVQLHHAGRQTMSAVIGAQPVAPSPIPCPVDKEMPRELTTEEVYDLIEKFGDAAKRAKEIGFDAVEVHGAHGYLVAQFMSAYSNKRSDEFGGDFNSRMKFPVEIIKNIRRKVGNGLPILFRISGDEDMPEARTITESRMAARVLESVGVNAIHVSRCVYGSVPGAIAPAAVPAGFNVYAAEEIKKSVSIPVIAVGRINDPLLAEDILETGKADLVALGRESLTDPELPNKVAAGQLEEIAPCISCMQACVGYLFDPTKPYISCLVNPFTGREGELKVEKTDNPKKVIVIGGGPGGLEAAWIAAKRGHKVTLYEKEKKLGGQYRIGAIPPTKQEIIKALKYYETMGKKYGVEYKMETEATEETIASENADVVILATGGVPLVPDIKGIENPKFVKAIDLLDGKKEVGQNVLVVGGGMVGSETADYLGEHFHNVTIIEMLPEIAMDEQDDVKYYLLERLKKWGVKAITNATVKEFLDDGVVYEKDGKDEKITGFDSIVLAMGAKAYNPLEEKIKGKVPEIYVIGDAVKARKALEAIEEAARIAVKI, from the coding sequence ATGAAATTTCCGGTATTAATGTCACCAATTAAAATAGGGTCTATGGAGTTGAAAAATCGCTTTGTTATTCCTCCTATGGGTACAAAGTTTGGAAATTTAGACAGTACTGTATCACAGCAACTTATTGATTATTGGAAACTAAGAGCCCAAGGGGGTTATGGCCTTTTAATTTTAGAAGTGGCAGCAATTGATCCTTTGGGTAAGGCGATACCAGGACAATTGGGATTATGGGATGATAAATTCATTCCCGGACTTAAGCAGTTGGTAGATGAGGTACATAAACACGGCGATGTCAAAATGGCAGTTCAGCTTCACCATGCAGGCAGACAAACAATGAGCGCGGTTATTGGTGCTCAACCGGTAGCACCGTCTCCTATTCCTTGTCCCGTTGACAAAGAAATGCCTAGAGAACTCACGACCGAGGAAGTATATGACCTTATAGAAAAATTTGGGGATGCTGCAAAAAGAGCCAAAGAAATAGGATTTGACGCAGTTGAAGTTCATGGTGCTCATGGATATTTAGTTGCTCAATTTATGTCTGCTTATTCAAATAAGAGAAGCGATGAATTTGGTGGGGATTTTAATAGTAGAATGAAATTCCCTGTAGAAATCATAAAAAATATTAGAAGGAAAGTTGGAAATGGCTTACCAATATTATTTAGAATCAGCGGCGATGAGGATATGCCTGAGGCAAGAACGATAACAGAGTCCAGGATGGCAGCACGAGTCCTGGAAAGCGTCGGCGTAAATGCTATCCATGTGTCACGATGCGTTTACGGCAGTGTTCCGGGTGCTATTGCGCCAGCTGCAGTTCCTGCCGGATTTAATGTATATGCCGCAGAGGAAATTAAAAAATCTGTAAGCATTCCCGTTATAGCAGTGGGCAGAATAAATGATCCCTTATTAGCTGAAGATATATTGGAAACTGGGAAAGCCGATTTAGTTGCCTTAGGAAGAGAATCCTTGACTGACCCTGAGCTTCCCAATAAAGTTGCAGCGGGACAGCTCGAGGAAATAGCTCCATGCATAAGCTGTATGCAAGCTTGCGTCGGCTACTTATTTGATCCTACCAAACCTTATATTTCATGCTTGGTTAACCCTTTTACCGGTAGGGAAGGTGAATTGAAAGTAGAAAAAACAGATAATCCAAAAAAAGTAATAGTAATAGGCGGCGGCCCCGGAGGGCTTGAAGCTGCATGGATAGCTGCAAAAAGAGGTCATAAAGTTACACTATATGAGAAGGAAAAGAAACTTGGCGGACAATACAGAATAGGAGCCATACCTCCTACAAAACAAGAAATTATAAAGGCTCTAAAATATTACGAGACTATGGGTAAAAAATACGGGGTAGAATATAAAATGGAGACAGAGGCTACAGAAGAAACAATTGCATCTGAAAATGCCGATGTAGTAATTCTTGCTACAGGTGGTGTACCGCTAGTACCAGATATAAAAGGAATAGAGAACCCTAAATTTGTAAAGGCTATTGACTTACTTGATGGGAAGAAAGAAGTCGGACAAAACGTTTTAGTAGTAGGCGGTGGCATGGTAGGTTCTGAAACAGCAGATTATCTGGGCGAACATTTCCACAATGTAACGATAATAGAAATGCTTCCTGAAATTGCAATGGATGAGCAAGATGACGTGAAATACTACTTATTAGAAAGATTAAAAAAGTGGGGAGTTAAGGCAATTACGAATGCGACTGTTAAAGAATTCCTTGATGATGGAGTAGTATATGAGAAAGACGGAAAAGATGAAAAAATTACCGGCTTTGATTCTATAGTTCTTGCAATGGGAGCCAAAGCTTATAATCCCTTGGAAGAAAAAATCAAGGGGAAAGTCCCTGAAATATATGTTATAGGAGATGCTGTTAAAGCTAGAAAAGCCCTAGAGGCAATAGAAGAAGCAGCAAGGATAGCAGTAAAAATATAA
- the leuB gene encoding 3-isopropylmalate dehydrogenase: MVYKVALLPGDGIGPEIIAEAVKILKAVGEKYNIDFQFEEGIVGGAAVDAYGTPLPDKVIELCKSSDGILFGAVGGPKWDALPKEKRPEQAILGLRKSLDLYANLRSVILFKALADASPIKREIIGDELDIMIVRELTGGLYFGKPRGIEKTADGVRGFDTMEYTDKEIKRVARIAFEAAQRRKKHLTSVDKANVLETSRLWRSIVTEMAKDYPDVTLSHMYVDNCSMQLILNPRQFDVILTENTFGDILSDEASVLTGSIGMLPSASLGDSKPYLYEPIHGSAPDIAGFGKANPVACILSAAMMLEYSFDKKEAAASVQNAVEKTLNEGYRTFDIQAGAKKVVSTSEMGDIIKGYI; the protein is encoded by the coding sequence ATAGTGTATAAAGTAGCCCTTTTGCCGGGAGACGGCATAGGTCCCGAAATAATTGCCGAAGCGGTAAAGATCTTAAAAGCGGTAGGGGAAAAATATAATATAGACTTTCAGTTTGAAGAAGGAATTGTAGGAGGAGCCGCAGTAGATGCATATGGCACGCCCTTGCCGGATAAAGTCATAGAACTTTGCAAAAGCTCTGATGGGATTTTATTTGGTGCAGTAGGAGGACCGAAGTGGGATGCGCTGCCGAAAGAAAAGCGGCCGGAGCAGGCAATTTTAGGACTTAGAAAAAGTCTTGACCTTTATGCAAATTTGCGCTCAGTAATTTTATTTAAAGCATTAGCCGATGCTTCGCCGATTAAAAGGGAAATTATTGGCGATGAACTTGACATAATGATAGTTCGAGAACTTACAGGGGGACTTTATTTTGGCAAACCTAGAGGCATTGAAAAGACAGCAGATGGTGTAAGAGGATTTGACACTATGGAGTATACCGACAAAGAAATTAAGCGAGTAGCCCGCATAGCCTTTGAAGCGGCGCAACGAAGGAAAAAACACCTAACTTCAGTAGATAAAGCTAATGTTTTAGAGACTTCAAGACTATGGAGAAGTATTGTTACGGAAATGGCAAAAGATTATCCTGATGTCACTCTTTCCCACATGTATGTCGATAATTGCTCGATGCAGCTTATATTAAACCCTCGTCAATTTGATGTTATTTTAACGGAAAACACCTTTGGAGATATACTAAGCGATGAAGCTTCAGTGCTTACGGGCTCTATTGGAATGCTGCCTTCTGCAAGCCTTGGAGACAGCAAACCGTATCTTTACGAGCCTATACACGGCTCAGCCCCGGATATTGCAGGTTTTGGAAAGGCGAACCCCGTTGCATGCATTCTATCAGCAGCTATGATGCTGGAATATTCCTTTGATAAAAAAGAGGCTGCTGCTTCAGTGCAAAATGCAGTCGAAAAAACACTCAATGAAGGATACAGGACATTTGACATACAAGCAGGCGCAAAAAAAGTAGTGTCAACTTCGGAAATGGGAGACATAATTAAAGGCTATATTTAA
- the leuD gene encoding 3-isopropylmalate dehydratase small subunit, which produces MIFKGKAWVFGDNIDTDVIIPARYLNTTDPKELAAHCMEDIIPDFTQKIKPGDIIVAGNNFGCGSSREHAPLAIKSAGISCVVASSFARIFYRNSINIGLPILECPGCSEKIKTGDELEIDTDSGTIKNITSGEIFYARPFPEFIKGIISAGGLMNYAKEVKK; this is translated from the coding sequence ATGATTTTTAAAGGCAAAGCATGGGTCTTTGGCGACAATATAGATACTGATGTAATAATACCCGCACGTTATCTAAATACAACTGACCCCAAAGAATTAGCGGCACATTGCATGGAAGATATAATCCCTGACTTTACTCAAAAAATTAAACCCGGCGATATTATCGTAGCAGGAAATAATTTTGGCTGCGGTAGTTCAAGAGAGCATGCGCCTCTTGCGATAAAATCGGCAGGTATAAGCTGTGTTGTGGCATCGTCTTTTGCCCGCATATTTTATAGAAACTCTATAAATATCGGTCTTCCGATATTAGAGTGTCCGGGGTGCAGTGAGAAAATAAAGACAGGCGATGAATTAGAAATAGATACAGACAGTGGAACTATAAAGAATATAACATCTGGCGAAATCTTTTATGCAAGGCCCTTCCCTGAATTTATTAAGGGGATAATAAGCGCAGGCGGTCTTATGAATTATGCAAAAGAGGTGAAGAAATAG